Below is a genomic region from Primulina eburnea isolate SZY01 chromosome 9, ASM2296580v1, whole genome shotgun sequence.
TCCGCCGCCTCCAAACTCCGACTCATGTGCAGCCACGGTGGCTACATAGTCCCCCGTCCACACGACAAGTCCCTCTTCTACGCCGGCGGTGAGACTCGCATTGTCGCGCTCGACCGCCGTACCACCGCGGCCTCCCTCTCCGCCCTCACCACTCACCTCTCACGTGCCATTTTCAACAACCGCCCCTTCCATCTCAAGTACCAGCTGCCCTACGAAGGCCTCGATTCCTTAATCTCCGTCGTCACGGACGAGGATCTCTTGAACATGCTCGAGGAGCACGACCGAATTACTCCCCCTTCCCGCATCAGACTATTTCTCTTCACTGTCAAGCCCGAGTCGTTGGGTTCCACCCTCCTAGACCCGAAATCAGAGACTTGGTTCTGCGACGCTCTGAAGAGCACAAGAATTTTGCCCAAGGGGCAGTCTGCGGATTCTGGTTTGTTGATGGGTCTTGGATCGGAGATTGAAACTCCTGCAGAGTGTGGTGGCATCAGTGTCGAGGATAGTCATGGGGCTGAATTAGCTCTTGAAACAAGCTTGTCGTTCAAGTCAACTGGTTCTTCAAATTCCATGGCGAATTCGCCGCAGATCGGGATTGGTCAGTGCGAAGATAATGGGTCGAATCTGCTGCAGAGAAAGAACAGAGTACCATCATCAGCTTCTATTGAAAGGTATTTAAATTCTATTTTACATTATTCTGCGGTGACCCTCAGACTTGAAATGTAATCCTGGTTAATGGAGTATTCTTTTCCATAAGTTTCTTTAATATATGAATTCGATCATATAAATAATGTCCAATTATCTGATTGTACCACCAAGAGTATTAGCAAGGAGATGTTGAATGTGTTGGAGATTATGTTTTTCACAGTGATAATAGTGCTGGAAGTGCAGCGCCGCCATCAAAAACTGGAATTTATCAAGAATCACTTGTACAAATCCCCATAGAGGCACCATCTTTCCATATCGAACCGGAAAGTACTTTTTTGGATCATTCATGTAATCTTCCCACTTCAGAACCAGTTAAAGTACTGGGCTATCCGACATCACAGCAACCAGATGGAAAACAGCTACAACATGAATCACAAGATATTCAAGGAAACCTGCATTACATACCTCAATACGTGGCAAATCCAATGTCAATTTCGCAGTATTATCCCGTATATCAGATGCCATCCTATCACCAGCATGTCCCGTGTCCAACGAATCTGCCTTATCCAATACATTTAGTTCCCATAAGATCGACACAGCATCTTCATACATCAATGCAGTGTTATTTCATTGATGCAAATAACCCCAGTTCTTTGAATCGACCCCCTTTGCATCCGCAGACAGCAGCAGTTGCTCCTCCTGTTACTCATAAAGAAATCTCTGGAGCTCAACCTGTTACAGAATCAACCACAAAATCTTACAAGAATGTTCTTGATGATACACTGCTAGTTAGCATACCTTCTAGTTCCGATCAGCTGGTGGTAGTGCCTAATGAGACTCAGATTCCTTCTGAACCTGTTCCGACTACTTCAGTGCCTTCTTCTATGCCCggtgatgattttgatgaagaTATAGCATACAACCCAATATACAAAACTCAGCCTACACCACCTGTGTTGCCTTCTCAGTACCAAACACTGAAAATGGGAACGACTCTGCTGCTTTCGGAGTCTTCAGTCCACCGGCAGATGTAGCACACAACCCAGACATACAATTTTGAATGGTTCGCCATTTTCAGGGGGAAAGTTAAAGATCTTGTGTCGATTGAACTGTTAATACCCTCATGAAGTGTTTGTTCGTTTCTTCATAGTTCATATTGTACAAGAAGGTGTGatctagcttgaagattgtGTATTCAGACTTGTATAAACCAGCTTGCGAATTTTCTATACCATTTGTTCGTTCATTTCTTTGCCTTTACATTTGTTCCTCTGTGTCACCTGTTCATGGTCTTCAGTATATGTATGTACACTGTAAtgcattaattttattgaattcaatgAAAGAGTGAAACCATGGTTCTTTGTCAATGTTTTGTTGCCTTCATTTTTTGTTGATTACATGTCCTGTTTCTCACTCAGACTTTTGGACAACTCCTACCAGACATTAATGATTGGTCCGATCTAgaggaaaaaatatattttatcgaTTGAAATTGGTCCAAGTTAGTTAAAAACAGGCTCAATCTGGGTAAAATCCTTTTATACTAAACTATCTGCAACTGATATCTATTGAATATTTGCAAAGCTTATTAGCAGTCAATATGACATGCTATTTGAAAACACATTTCCGATGAAACCAACTTGTCAACAAAGATTGCTAACATCTCTACACTGAGATAAACAATTTCTTTAGATGCTATTctttcctccaaagaacttggTTAGATCTGGTATAATCTTTTTTCTCCTCCTCACTCTGAAAGATGGCGCTTTAGAAGCATTGTGATCTGCTGTAGTTGATATTCTTCGAGACATAACTTTTTTGGCTGGTGCCATTCTGAAGCTTCGGTTCATCGATTTGCTTCGAAGCGCATTCTCAGGCTGCAAGATTTCAGGTTCCATGTTTTTTGCAGACTTTTGCCTCATGTGCTCCAGTTCTTTCTCCACCACTTTCTTTGAACTCAATGACCGCTTTGTTTCGCGAACCTCATGTTCTTCCTCTACTTTAAGCTCCCTAGATTCCCTTCGTAATAGCTCGGTTTTAATCGCCATCTCTTTTTCACTTGCTTTTAGAGCTTCGATCCAAGCATGAGCTGCCAAAACTTTCTTTTCTGCAATTTTGTTGGCCACGGCAGCGCTCCCTTTCAGGTACTCGTATTCAAATCTGGAAATTGTGATGGTTGAGCCTTGTTTTGAGGATGAAACTCGATTTCTAATTGTAATCTCAATTTGTGCTTTTAGATTATTGAGGGCCTCAGTTTCTGATGCTTTAACGGCTTTAAGATCTTGAAGGGCCGCCTGTAACCTTTCCTCTGCTAAATCTATCTCCATTTCAGTTTTTTGTACATCTGCTTTGATGATCCCCGTTTCTTCGCTGATTATGGATCGTTCTTTCTTGGCCTTCTCGGATTCAGATTTTAACTGTTCAAGAGTAAGTGATAGATTCGACACAATAGATTTCATCTTATCTTCAGACGCAGATGTTGCTTCTAGCTTTGCTTTAGCTTTTAGAAGCTTTGAATTGAGATTCTGAATTATCATCTCTGGTTTCTGCTCGTTCTTTTTGACTTGAGCTGTTTCTTCCATAACATGCCTTAGCTCATTCCTCACAACATCCATGGAAGTCATGAACTGAAAACTATCATTTTTAACAGAAGCCAATTCCTTCTTTGTAGCCTCTAACTCTTTTGTGATGGAATATAGAGTAGATTCATCAACTGTTAGTTCACCTTCTTCCAGAAAGTTACTTTCAATGTTCTCTGCTCTTCTCTCCATTTTCTTCAGTAGATTTAGCCCACCCTGTAACAAAGTGATGTCTGATAATGTAATAGCGAGCTTATTCTCCAGTTCTTTAGCATTTTCAATTTCTTTTATCAGTTCCTTCTTTTTCTTCTCAGTATCCTCCTTTGCAGCCTTGAATGTTTCACTGCTTTCTTCTCTCTGAGCTTCAGCTTCTCCACGCTCCTTAATGGCCTCAATTCTAGCCAACTCAACCAGCAAATGCTCTTCATTAATTTCCTCAATCTCCCTCTTGACCGTTTCTAACGTTCTCGAATGCTGCTGCATACACACCATGGAGGAGTCTATTTCTCGTTCGGCCCTTCTCCTTTCTTGTAAGACGGAAGCCATATCCAGCTTAAGCTTGCTCAGCTCTTGTATGATCGACTCCAATTCGCACATCACTTCGGCATACTGAGAATATCCGGTGCTCCGTTCCCCTTCCCTTCTTTTGGCCATCCTTAGCTTCTCCACTTCTCGAATCTCCGTTTTGGCTCTTGAATATGATTCCTCAGCTCTTCCACTTAGTTCTTTCACCATCGCCTTTGCTGCAGAAAGCTCGGATTTAGCTTCTTTTGTTACTGATTCTGCTTGTTTTCTACTCTGATTGTATTTGTTACTTTTTCCTTCTTGCCTGGTGAAGTTCTGTTGTTCCAGCGTGTAAAGTTTCTGCGCGCGCGCACACACGTAATTTACCATCAGAAGTCGAACATGAAACAGAACCCACAATCTAAAACCCTGAAATTTCTCAAAGAAACGCATTTGAAaacagttgatttagattgaaaaAGAAacgaattttaaattttcatgaaTACCTCTGGTAAATCGCCCTTGAATTTTCCATCGCCGGAGTGTTTTCTAGAACCCTTCCTCCATGAGAATCAGAACTGCTCTAATTCCGCCAATCTTCCTCGCCCGCTGCTTCCCTCTATCCACAACTCCAGACAACTCCTGAGTGCTCCACCGACTGAAACTATGCGTACCCCTTCTCTGGAGTTTCACAAAACAGCCCAAAACTCACAGCGGAAAATGAATGAACACCTGAATATCATCTATCTTGCTGAAAATTGGCGGTGTTTCTTGCTCCAAGTCTGCAAGTTAATAAAGCGACGGTGGAAAACAATGAGGCATGAGAAGGAGATAAAATTATTTGTCAATTTGTTGCATCACCAGCCTTTGGAATTTTCCTTCGTGGACCACAAATCAAATTAACATTAAACAGGTGCATTTGTCCCGTCGGCACCAGGTTACTTGCATCTGCGCCTGGCCCCCGACGCTGGCCTTTGTATTTATTTTGCGTCTTATTATTTCCCAATCAACCGTCGGTTGTTCTACGATAACGGATAAAGTTTCATTTTCTCGATGATATAGTTAATTCAGGCATTATTTAGTAAGGgtgagattgataaataatatcatttatCTAATGTTTGGTAtctttttaaaaagctcatgatattatcatgggccattgataaataaattttgagaaggataaaacatccttggtatgatatgtgataattttaatataatgataaaatacatcACAAATGACTTAAATACCTCCAATTTTAATGCATTTAAGTTAATGTTAAATGTTTATTAAatacatatatacaaatatatatatatatatatgtacacacacacatgtatatatatgtgtgtgtatataacgtaatttaaaaattgagatatgcaattacaagatcttgataacaatgaaatataagtttttgtgataGGGTTAATTTTGTTATTACaattcaatatataaatttaatcaatcttgttaaaatcataccaaacattcaacatattatcttatcatgatatttatccttgatttatcattatattatatatctctTACTTAACATATCTTATGTACCAAACTGTACCTTTAGTATTTAGATTTTCATGTTTTTTGTTTCGGTTATTTAATTTGTCAAATTCAGTTTTAGTCATGTAACTTTGTGTCTTATTAGTTTTTAGTCATATTTCATGAGAGCATTGAATTGATAAAAAATGTTGGTTGACGTGTCACTGGAACATTCGGATGTGTCATCGAAAACGATGATGT
It encodes:
- the LOC140841668 gene encoding protein PLASTID MOVEMENT IMPAIRED 2-like isoform X2, which translates into the protein MVKELSGRAEESYSRAKTEIREVEKLRMAKRREGERSTGYSQYAEVMCELESIIQELSKLKLDMASVLQERRRAEREIDSSMVCMQQHSRTLETVKREIEEINEEHLLVELARIEAIKERGEAEAQREESSETFKAAKEDTEKKKKELIKEIENAKELENKLAITLSDITLLQGGLNLLKKMERRAENIESNFLEEGELTVDESTLYSITKELEATKKELASVKNDSFQFMTSMDVVRNELRHVMEETAQVKKNEQKPEMIIQNLNSKLLKAKAKLEATSASEDKMKSIVSNLSLTLEQLKSESEKAKKERSIISEETGIIKADVQKTEMEIDLAEERLQAALQDLKAVKASETEALNNLKAQIEITIRNRVSSSKQGSTITISRFEYEYLKGSAAVANKIAEKKVLAAHAWIEALKASEKEMAIKTELLRRESRELKVEEEHEVRETKRSLSSKKVVEKELEHMRQKSAKNMEPEILQPENALRSKSMNRSFRMAPAKKVMSRRISTTADHNASKAPSFRVRRRKKIIPDLTKFFGGKNSI
- the LOC140841669 gene encoding protein PAL OF QUIRKY-like, producing MNPKISPPSSAASKLRLMCSHGGYIVPRPHDKSLFYAGGETRIVALDRRTTAASLSALTTHLSRAIFNNRPFHLKYQLPYEGLDSLISVVTDEDLLNMLEEHDRITPPSRIRLFLFTVKPESLGSTLLDPKSETWFCDALKSTRILPKGQSADSGLLMGLGSEIETPAECGGISVEDSHGAELALETSLSFKSTGSSNSMANSPQIGIGQCEDNGSNLLQRKNRVPSSASIESDNSAGSAAPPSKTGIYQESLVQIPIEAPSFHIEPESTFLDHSCNLPTSEPVKVLGYPTSQQPDGKQLQHESQDIQGNLHYIPQYVANPMSISQYYPVYQMPSYHQHVPCPTNLPYPIHLVPIRSTQHLHTSMQCYFIDANNPSSLNRPPLHPQTAAVAPPVTHKEISGAQPVTESTTKSYKNVLDDTLLVSIPSSSDQLVVVPNETQIPSEPVPTTSVPSSMPGDDFDEDIAYNPIYKTQPTPPVLPSQYQTLKMGTTLLLSESSVHRQM
- the LOC140841668 gene encoding protein PLASTID MOVEMENT IMPAIRED 2-like isoform X1, coding for MVNYVCARAQKLYTLEQQNFTRQEGKSNKYNQSRKQAESVTKEAKSELSAAKAMVKELSGRAEESYSRAKTEIREVEKLRMAKRREGERSTGYSQYAEVMCELESIIQELSKLKLDMASVLQERRRAEREIDSSMVCMQQHSRTLETVKREIEEINEEHLLVELARIEAIKERGEAEAQREESSETFKAAKEDTEKKKKELIKEIENAKELENKLAITLSDITLLQGGLNLLKKMERRAENIESNFLEEGELTVDESTLYSITKELEATKKELASVKNDSFQFMTSMDVVRNELRHVMEETAQVKKNEQKPEMIIQNLNSKLLKAKAKLEATSASEDKMKSIVSNLSLTLEQLKSESEKAKKERSIISEETGIIKADVQKTEMEIDLAEERLQAALQDLKAVKASETEALNNLKAQIEITIRNRVSSSKQGSTITISRFEYEYLKGSAAVANKIAEKKVLAAHAWIEALKASEKEMAIKTELLRRESRELKVEEEHEVRETKRSLSSKKVVEKELEHMRQKSAKNMEPEILQPENALRSKSMNRSFRMAPAKKVMSRRISTTADHNASKAPSFRVRRRKKIIPDLTKFFGGKNSI